One genomic region from Gemmatimonadota bacterium encodes:
- a CDS encoding BREX system P-loop protein BrxC, which produces YDLVSGNIGSEIRGKISAIEDQVDHPLAQSVAKAICLLQYVLSIHRTAENIAATLHSAVDADSCLPDVKEALAALEAAHLVRLGNDGYRIPSPAEDDWERQRATLNPKPGDVHRIHARILTAMWQPAPQHSFLDTKVFRAGLFLNGRAASKDEGDIPVHLALAEAGQEFDTTVEEMRIRSQTETKSIFWVAALDGAIDRETVEVFRSQEILSKKERSAQTKDETALVSEEKRRQERHQSELHRLTRQACLSGTVYFRGNDRSPDATSDDVGKTASALLAQALPEVYDRFKEAAALVQKKDFDVLMTNENLLGLTPVFTDLNLVRDENGKPVFNTDTGPLSEVLAKIENRANYGENATGRYLSDEFAKEPFGWDFDVVKLFALCLLRAGKIAVTSKGQIIESARSIEAQSIFRNNNLIRSASFQPKQGETEFKDLVTAANAFKTIFGTEISELETSAVATAIRNVVADQEEGISEMYTLLTRNDLPGTDMLQDALNGVATISRGKESQAIMTFNNSYKEL; this is translated from the coding sequence GATCATCCGCTTGCACAATCTGTGGCCAAGGCAATTTGTTTGTTGCAGTATGTGCTCAGTATCCATCGTACAGCAGAAAATATTGCTGCTACACTGCATTCTGCTGTGGATGCCGATTCTTGCCTTCCAGATGTGAAAGAGGCGCTCGCAGCGCTTGAAGCAGCACACCTTGTACGTCTCGGAAATGATGGTTACCGCATCCCTTCACCAGCAGAGGATGATTGGGAACGCCAACGGGCTACACTGAATCCAAAACCCGGCGATGTACACCGCATCCATGCACGTATTCTCACCGCTATGTGGCAGCCAGCACCACAACATAGTTTCTTAGATACGAAGGTTTTTCGTGCAGGACTTTTCCTCAATGGGCGTGCGGCATCCAAGGATGAAGGCGATATTCCGGTTCATCTTGCCTTGGCAGAGGCAGGTCAAGAATTTGATACCACTGTTGAGGAAATGCGCATCCGTAGCCAAACAGAAACCAAGAGTATTTTCTGGGTTGCTGCGCTTGATGGGGCTATCGATAGGGAAACGGTTGAAGTATTCCGGTCGCAGGAAATTCTGAGCAAAAAAGAACGAAGTGCACAGACTAAGGATGAAACCGCCTTGGTTTCAGAGGAAAAGCGTCGACAGGAACGACATCAAAGCGAATTGCATCGTTTGACTCGACAGGCCTGTCTTAGTGGTACTGTCTATTTCAGAGGCAATGATCGCAGCCCAGATGCAACATCAGACGATGTCGGCAAAACCGCATCTGCACTGCTTGCCCAAGCCCTTCCTGAAGTCTATGATCGATTTAAAGAGGCTGCTGCACTTGTCCAGAAGAAAGACTTCGACGTGCTGATGACCAACGAAAATTTGCTGGGCTTGACACCTGTCTTCACGGACCTTAATCTTGTGCGTGATGAAAATGGCAAACCGGTTTTCAATACGGATACTGGGCCTCTTTCAGAGGTTTTGGCCAAGATTGAGAACCGGGCCAACTATGGTGAAAATGCCACAGGTCGTTACCTTTCAGATGAATTTGCAAAAGAGCCCTTCGGCTGGGATTTTGATGTCGTAAAATTGTTCGCATTGTGTCTGTTGCGTGCAGGTAAAATCGCAGTGACCAGCAAGGGACAGATTATTGAGTCGGCACGAAGCATTGAAGCGCAAAGTATCTTTCGGAACAATAACCTCATTCGCAGTGCATCTTTTCAGCCCAAACAGGGCGAAACAGAATTTAAAGATCTGGTCACGGCAGCCAATGCGTTTAAGACAATTTTCGGCACTGAAATTTCTGAGCTTGAAACAAGTGCGGTCGCAACAGCAATTAGAAATGTAGTTGCTGATCAGGAAGAAGGTATAAGTGAGATGTACACCCTTCTGACCCGTAATGACTTGCCAGGCACCGACATGCTGCAAGATGCCCTCAATGGGGTTGCGACCATTAGCCGTGGCAAAGAAAGCCAAGCAATTATGACGTTTAACAATTCATATAAAGAACTT